The Corythoichthys intestinalis isolate RoL2023-P3 chromosome 2, ASM3026506v1, whole genome shotgun sequence DNA segment gttatcaatgagttAGGGGTCAAACtgataaatgtttttgttttgttttttcttcttctcttaTGTTGAATTTCATTCTTGGAACATGTTCCCCCCCAAAAGCTAGCATGGTGTGACAAAAGTCTGTGAAATGCTATATACTAGAATGCTATATACTGTGTATTAGTTGGGGGGGGTGTCTTCCATTATATGGTATAAAAGGAGCACCACCAAAACTCTCATATGATTATATGTTCATAGGTTCTTcaatttgtgaaaaaaatgcatgagccccaaaaaatgttagTATTTCTCAATGTAAAATTCCAAGGAATTTAGGGATTTTATTATCTACAGAGAATCTGGAGAAATCATCAATGTGATGATGTGTGAATGTGCAATTGTGCACTGCATAAAAGGATAGGCTACAGCTCATTCAGAAGTGATTTGGAGACGCCTTAATTTTGTCAAGACATTAAGACGTTAGCATCCACCTCATAGATTCTGTACATTTGGTCCTTCAGCTCCCAAAAATTGGGCCGCAGGTTGGGATCAGCGTTCCAGCATTTGCACATTATTTCGTAGAGGAATGGTGGACAAGCGGGAGGCGCCGGCATTCTGTAGCCTTTGCTGACAAGCTCGTCTGCTTCCGGTCCATTCAGACCTGCAGGAATAAAAACGGCCAAAATGCTGGGAAATCCGAGTGCTCAAAACCCAAATCAGTGAGCTCGGATGACCAAAAACTTGCCTGGGTAGGGCTCGTCTCCATAGGTGACCATCTCGTAAAGTAAGACTCCAAAGGACCACACGTCTGACTTGATGGAGAACTGCCTGTGGTTGATGGCCTCTGGGGCGCTCCATTTGCGCGGGATGGCTTTCTGGTACGCAAAGCAGATGGGCTCCTACActgacaaaaatgccatgttttagcaatttattttcacaagCACATCCTAATGTACTCTAACTGTCTCTCCAAAATAGGCACACCATTAtgggttttgtttttaaacatgaaATAGAATTGTTCCATGCATTCGGTCACATATGGGGCCTTCCCCCTAACAGATTATTTCCAATTAGCATAACGAAGAATGTACCTTGATGACTTGAGTGAGTCCAAAGTCAGCCACCTTGCAGATGAAGTCTTCTCCCACCAGAACATTCCGAGCCGCCAAGTCTCTGTGGATGAAATCGTGCTCTTCCAGGTACGACATCCCATCAGCCACCTGGCCGGCCATGTCCGACAGAGAGGTCATGTCCTGCTGCTTGCCCTCGGGACCTCAACATCAACATgaagaaaactatcagaaaagtTAAGAATGCTTCGTGATGCCGATGCTATATGCACTGGCATCCGATGAGATATGTGTATGCAGGCCATATTACTAAATGTGAAGGAGCATTACTATTACAATcacagtaaaaaataaaataagggaTAGACAACATGGTGATCATGGGCATCATAGCGGAGAACATCTTTAAATCacacattttgggtcaattcATTGAGTAAGGTCCcctggattttttaaaatctaatttCAGCATGCAGCATGAAATTTGTCATATATTACCAATATGGGAACAGTATGGCATCACAGCGAGATCATTGGGAGGATTAGGCATGAAAGATGGTGGAAGGTATGTGTGTGTTAGTTATACAAACTACCTCGACTTATGAACGTCTCTACAAACGTAATTTTCAGGTTTCGccacgcctcaacgggaaaatattgcctctttttAAGAATTAAATTTCAGGTTACGAGAAGCAAAAATACTATGCAGTACTGTAAAAGATACGTAGAGTACTTTCTGCTTTTGTCGCGCCATAAGATTCTGCTGCCCTGTCATAATCTTTCCGGTCAATATTCAGTAATGCGATTCTTCTCTcctattggcctattgttgatgacgtttcaatttgggtgtcgcAGTATGATGTCGTGCAAAGGCGCAACGGTGTTGTTGTTATAGTGGGTTGACATCTTTGCCAAGAGAGCACAAGTCTCCTTGCGTTTTTGTCTCTCGAGGAGTTTTTTTAAGCCAACGCAAGGTTCTCTACATTGGTAGCACATTCGAGCACAGGTGTCCTTTGCTCGTTTTGGTGTCACAAAGAGTGAGCTAGGCAAGGCACCATCTTGAAAGAAAAGGAAGCCATCAATGCAGAAATACCCTTGAAGAGCATGATTATCCTTTAATGCTAGAATAGTCAGTTTCATGATGATGGAGAGACTTCTCTTCTGGATTAAGGAAAAGGAAATTGCTGGAACACAATCACTGAAACTGTAGTCTGCCACAAAGCcaacgtcattttcgatcttgtGAAAGTACAGGACATCGCCTGACTCGAAAAGGAAAATATGTTTTTCGTTTTTCCTTTGCATAATGTTCCATTATATACTTCGTTACAGGTATTATCAgtatatggaatgattcaaatgtgtcTGTTGTTTTATTCAGGTTTTACCCTGATTATAACATTTAATGTGGTGTTtcagtcaagggcgtaggtttgcatagggacggtagggacataacactaccaacttttcaggatgctaaaattgtccccaccaacttttaagcaaccttatttgcattatataatgagttcagttatatagggaatttgattgtcttcccatatgttgtaaggatagaattgaccctaccattattaagtgaattattttcattatgtttatgtttgttaataaaaaccagacatttattctggaagttttcaaaatgtttctttagtaatttttgaaaacaaaggtttgaatcgaacagtgtatcacctgaaccaatgcgCGTAAAAGTTATAATCAGTTGATAcggatttattttgtattgatcatttagcctatcaattatttaggttcatattcatgagaaatgtgacTCTTTGCCCCGTCTATTTGGACTTATTAAtgttccgtccccagcaaaaagtatacatgcaggatatgctgttatattgtccctaccaatgttgagaccaaacctacgcccttggtttcagGAGTgcttggaatggattagggcaggggtccccaaccgccaGGCCgcggaccagtaccggtccgtggtgcagttTCTACTGGGTCACACACAAATAATAATTTatcaacgactgcattctggccaaattaactttggcgtgtgccccttaacacaccaatatccctgtctactctagatgtaatactacaggatagaatgtcgtcatagaaatccatcgattggactgctagcagtacatcttgttttgtatatctatgtgcacttgtCCTCAATAATGATGTACGACGTAGGGCGggcgcatcacatttgttcccggaaataattagcccccacactagaataacTAAAAAACAGATATctatggacagattttttacggggaaaagggaacctgacgagcaggAAGATGAGGCTAAAACCTcggagaaaacaaaatctatgctacttaccaatcactaaagacccacgaactgcgaaggagtggattcgtgacccgtatgtgaataaaccgagtgattcgagcatgtctgtgcaacagggatatcagcttgtagagatcgcaaatcagggcgaccttaaacgtacattcgagacaacaactctactgaggttctggattaTAGTCATTTTGGAATatactgacatcgctaggagagcactgaaaactgtgctacaatttccaacatcgtatctttgtgaagcgagcttctcactctcccatctcgggaccatctcgtctcaacgaaacaagctcatgcctcgcactgattcagcgggtgagttgtatttttcctgcacttaacacaacagggctaaaaacaaatgttattttatgtttGCTGTATTttcctgccgcacattgcccgtgttctgacaaatttggcatgcgcgtaacgttagaaaatggccgcgaatgcagcgattccaaagtacacagtacaaactttcttcaaagaggaatattaacttacatttGCCATGTTAGTTGCACAAAACAATTGCAcgtagctctctcacttaacgacttcgccgtgtcgttaagcattaatttacgccattttcatgttgcacatgtatgtttatgatgtaaatagttttttagcaccgttggataacattgagagtcctacTGAAtataccgccacaaaagctttgggagcaaaattttataagggtgcaaaatttgacagaacaccggtccgtgaaaaaaagacccaaatcacactggtccgtggtgcaaaaaaggttggggacccctggattagagcatttacatggaaaatacGTCTCTATTTACGGAATTTCCAGGTTACGAGACTACTTTCAGAACCAGTTAATGCTGTAagaagaggtaccactgtattcatgTCTCTATATAATTTCAGTTCATCAaacgcacaggtgtcaaactcaaggcccaGGGACTAGATCCGCACTGCcaaatcattttgtgtggcccgcaAAAGAAGACCAATGCGCATCATTCATTGTTCTTGCTTGTATACCAAAATTGCCCAAAGGACTGCTCTTTTTATGACCCCTTTTGCACCCAAAGAATGAGTGTGCTAGTTCAGTGCTGGTGCTCATGCTTTCTTGGTCTGTTTTGCGTGTTTTACAAACACCAGTTGGCTTTCCATGTGCAAAGGATCCAAATTGGGGCCACGTCATGCATCAATAGAATATGTTAATACATAAACCATACCGGCGGCGTCAAATCTGCCGGAAATGcaaaggaagaagaaaaaacgaATGAGGAAGCCCACAAGAATGACGGAGAAGTTCATCGTGTGCGTCCAGCTGATTAGCCAGTGTTTTTTATTGTTACATCAAAATGAAAGAATAACTCTTCCATTCTGTTTAAGAGTTGGATTAGGTATGAATTTACGCGACTTTACCTGCACAATAACCCCACCTCACGCCCCTGTGATGTCGATGAACCCACCTCCTGCCCACTGACGTAATTAGCCCTTTGCTGGCTCTCCTCTGGCCCAGCAATGAGTTGGTGCCTGCCCTTGCTTGGGTGATCAAAACAGAAAGAACCGGTGCTTACTGAAGCGCGAGCACTGAACGAGCACCAGATCTAGCTCGGTGGACAAGGGGCCTTTGAGATGTTGAAGTTTAGAACTAAACTCTGTTGGATTAAAAACAAAGCCTcttcaacaaataaaaaatgtctATTTTCCCCAATTTGGACTTTGCAAATTTATTCAACAAGAAACAATATTTACTTCTGAGCAGGTCTAGCAGGCTTCCTTTCTCCATCAACTCTGTGATGATGTAATACGGCACAGAGGCAGTGCACACAGCAAACAGCGAGATGAGGTGCCGGTGACGCATACGCTTGAGGATCTGCACTTCCCTCTGGAACTCTGAGTGGTCCAGCTCCGAGtctgaaaacaagcagaaagcaGTGGTCACAACGCAGAGCTGCATGCCGACCCTCATGGACCTTAAATACCGCTCTTGATGATCTTGATGGCCACGCGAATGCGCGACTTCCAGTATCCTCGGTAGACATCTGCAAAATAGCCGCTTCCCAACTTGTCCTCCAAGGTGAATTCCTCTTTGGGCAATTCCCACTGATCATCTGGGAACTGGGCTTCTGATGGCGGTTGTTTCTGAGGATTGACACAGACGAACCACGGCAGACGCATTTGACAGAGCACACAGACACGCACCCACATGCATACTATGTGCAAGTTAAAGGAGTCACTGCACAATgttaaatatataaaacaaaaaaatgctatttATAAAATGTCTCTATGGGTGCTATTTCGTAACTAAAAAATTAGACTGTTCtattaatattttttctcaATCAAGTAATTTTATGTAATTTGAAAAGAGCAGGGGTGCTCATGTCTTTTTGCTTCAAGATCTACTTTTCAATGAGACAGCCTCCTGTGATCTTCCTTTTTGGGAGGTTGGGGCGTGGTAGAAAGCTTAGCAACAATATAGGCCTATGTTGTGAGCTACTGATTTTACGACCATGTCAAAATGGTCTTACACCTTAtgttgatatacagtatgttgcatAACCACATACTGAAACTATGGGTcttgatttttatttctatttttattaatGCTGCAATCTACTCACAGTGGTATTGCGATCGACTAGTAGATCGCGATTGACGTAACAGACACCCCTGGATTAGAGTATATCACTAAACACTTCACTGTTTACAATATGTAATAACCAGTCAAAGACCAACAAAATTTTAGGGATACTGTATAAACATAGAATATATAAAGTTAAACCGTGTCAGTCTGCGTTTTAAGAAATAATTTGTACTTTTGTTTCTATAAAGcacataaaattaaaattaaataaaaaaaaaacactaaaacaCCATCATTTTGATAATCAGCATTGCATTACAATATGTACATTTATTTTTACACTGCACTTAGTCTGTTCTGAATGAATGTTTCATAAAATTGTTTTGATCAGTTCACATAAAAATACACACATCCCTGATAATATGataatacacttttttttttgttttgtttttaagtaCAATTACTTGTACAATAATGGGTGTGTGGCTGTGCTCATGATGAAACACATTCCAAATTGATTAAAAGGGGAGTGCACACACAGCAGCCACCATTTTAAGTGGGTCTTGTTAAACACGATTAAAGTGTAGATGTTCGAGGAAGTTTAAAAATACACTACAGCTTCTTCTGAAagtgatgatggatggatgttgATTAACATTGTGTACACAtgagtttcagcaggaagtcatACCGGCCTGCAAGGTTCACCCAGTGTGTCTTCGTTGCTGACACGGAGGCGGTTGTTGCAGTAGTGCGccaccaattggttcaaagtcgtAAACTGCTGCATCCCGTCTAGGTCGAAGAGACCGTCAACGGTTTGGGTGATTTTGAAGTGTTTTACTCGACAGCTGGAACGCACTGTGGACGGTCACAGAGACATACACACAGGCAGAAAGATAGGTTTCCATTAGAGACAACATGGCCACTGTCTGTTTAGCCATGCTCGGTGTAAATCAGTCTTGCCTGAGAGGACATATCCCACATGGTTCTCACTGGATCGGATAAGGAATGCTCCTGGTCCATTTCCCGGTGCCATGAGATGGCTTTGGGCTTCTAAGCGGTTCATAGTCCCGAAGTTCCATCTGGCACACAATGATATAAGCTGTACACAGCAGGGTCGGTCTTAGAGAAAAATCTGCAACCCAACAGATTTTACCACCCCCCGGGGTCACAAATTGTGGCGGGTagcaaatatttttcaaaagatATGGAAGTCTCATGTGGACAAAGTCACAATGGGACAACAGAGAGTCAAAACAAAGTAGCGCTGGAAAAATAATGATCATCATGTCTATATTGAGAAGCCCGAAATAAGATTGTGGTATAACTGTTGTTGTATTGTAAACTCACGGTTCCACCTGCACACTCATGTCAGATTTCTTCAGGTAGTTTCCGGGCACAACGCCACTGTCAAGCGGGTGTCCGACCTCGTCCAGCCTTTCTACAGTCCACCAGTCCTCGCTGCGACTTTGGACCTTGAACAGGTCCCCCTTCTGGAACGTCAACTCATTTGAGTTCCGGCTATTGAAGTCCCACATGGCTTCatacatgcttcctctttccttCTGGTCAGCCGGCGGCTCTGGTGTAGGTGGTGGCTTCGGTTTAGACACTGTCTTGCCATCCACCTCTGCCTTTTTGTCCCCGTAGAGCCTCTGCCACAGAGCTGGGCAAGCACTGCGCAAACATTTGTCCATTCTTGCCCGTAAAAGAAGAAATACACTAGTTCACTGCACCTGTTGGACCGGTAGTGACGCCGCTGGAATTCTAGGAATGTCGCTCAGGGACTTCATCAACACAGCATAGGCGTGCAGTTCTGCAATAAAgttttttgacgccacaggaaaCAATAGCTCAATGATACacagtgaggggaaaaaatgatgcATTGTGGTAGAAAGAACACAATTGAGACTGGCACAAAaacaaaagggtacataacgcaATTTTCCAGGGACAAAATTGGCCATCATGGGACAGAATATAGTCATGAAATATCGGCTATACCATTGGACACGGTCAAAAAATAGAGGACAATAAAAGGATCTAAGGGAAAATGATAGGACATGATAAGAAGCAATAGGCAACATGGGACAAGATTGAAACTAGCAGAGGTGGTTTTGGGTAGAAGCCAGCAGGGACCAGTGACCCTGCAATATTTCACCCGAACCCCCACAGTGACCACTCCACTCAGGAAAAAACATACAGAATTGAATAACATGCCAGTAATGCACCAATATGCTGGATGCAAACTTGCTCTTCTTTTATCGGAAAGAATGCATGCTGCATCTCTCTCTGTCCAGTTGGATTCGTTATTGCAACACGCCATCCTTAGACCGGCATGAACGGATGAAGTGGTCGGTCTTCATTTGATGAAGAACGTGTATTATTCTGCATGAGCAAAATTTCCCAGTCACGAGGTATACAAGGCAAAGGAACGAATACGTTTGTCACCAAGGAATCTAAGGGTAAGCATGACTATTGCAATAACTGTGATAGACATACTGACCTAATGTAAATCCAATGCTAACATAGGCAAACAAATATGTATTAGCTATATAATTCTTTTTCcataccgcttatcctcacaatgaTCGTGGGTGTGCTGGATTCTACCTCAGCTGAATCTGGGCAGGAGGTggagtacaccctgaactggttgccagccaggcgCACACCAGGAGACAACCAACCATTCAAGCGCACACAGTTGCATCATAACTAACATTAATTGCCTGCTGCTCTTCTTCTTACAAAATGAGACATTCCTAAAGGGGCAGCACCGTTTTGTCACAATTGTATGACTCAGATATTAATGAAATGGGACGTCAACCGTATCAATTCAGCAAGATTGAAATAGAGAATATACAGGTTAAGAAGCAAAGAACCTCCAGCATTAGAGAATTTGTACAGTTCatttaattatgtgtttttcaagCTTGATGGGCTTCACAAAATATCTGTTGCTATCTCCGTGAGTACTGCATCTTGAGAGCTGAGGTTTTATACATTAAAACTGGTGAAAATTTACTTCGGATGCACAATGAATGATAATAGACTAAGCAACTTACATAGGTTTACGGAGGCTTTGAAACTTGAGACTTTCGTTGATCAGTTTGCCAAAATTTACCAAAACCTCAGAATACAGTTGAACTTAATACCCTTAAAAGGAAAATAGACTTTGCATGGAAAAACTTTACAATAGTTTGATGATAGTGTTAatcattaatgtttttttcttattttagtCTGTCATAATTTTGTCATCTTGAATGGAACTCCGATTACTTATTATTGTGGCAGTATAATTATTACTGATTGAATCCAAATCACTATAGTTTAGCTTCATGTTTCACTGAATTTACATTGCAGGTAAATGTCAGTGGACTTGATGTGATGAAACCAGGTTTTAATGTCTGTGagaaaaatgttgttttattcCTATTACCAGATCAATCTGGCGGttcattaggtttttttaggttaGGTGTTTCTGAagaccatacaaaaaaaaatcatatgatCACACTTAATTCtgtaaaatttaattaaatataaattCTACATATATAAACAAAGGTTAAGAAAGTGGCTCTGCCTGACATCCAATGTGGGGTTCTTACATGATTTTAAAAGtcatatttaatgttttttaagaaaTTTTAAGACCTTGAAAATATAATCTAAGACCACGCATGTCGCAATAATTTCAGATGAAGAAGAAAAACTAATTTTATTTCACTGTAAAAACAGAACTGCTGCCACATTATGTGCGGTTTTGACCCCCATTGTCCCAATGAAAAAGTTTTATGGCAAACTTCACACTGGGCACTGTTGTTATTTTCACCAGGGGCCAACCACCTCTTAAATAAACCATTTTCCATCCACTTTTGATCAAATTTACTGTGCACTTTCCGATCTCTGCATATTCACGCTCACCTCTACAAACGCGAATAATTAGGAAACAACGTTATGGCGACAACTCTTGTCTAGTCGCTGGTGTACGCAGAGGTTGCGGAGGTTACAAACTCCCCAGTAAGGAAAGTAGCAAATGGCTGTCCTAAAAGTCAGTCCAAGTCGCTAGATGGTGTCATCACCAAATTTGCACAAATGGTCATTTGCACGTAATTGTAATGGACGCTGTTGGAGAGAGGAATAACGTTGTGGGAGAagcaaaaagtaaaaaaaaaaaaaaaaaaaaaaaaaaaaaaaaaaaaaaaaacaacaacagcaaaagtTGCTAGATTTGTCGCTAGTcgcttttgattaaaaaaagtcaccaaGAAGCTTGTAGTAGTGTTGTTGTAGGGCCGTCATGGCTGACacacctctacaacatcgcgtggacatcggggacagtgcctctggattggcagaccggggtggtggtccccctttttaaaaagggggaccggagggtgtgttccaattatagagggatcacgctCCTCAGCCTcctcggtaaagtctattcaggggtgctagaGAGGAGGCTCCGTCGGGAAGtcaaatctcggattcaggaggagcagagtggttttcgtcccggccgtggaacagtggaccagctctacaccctcggcagggtcctcgagggtgcatgggagttcgcccaaccagtctacatgtgttttgtggatttggagaaggcgttcgaccgtctgcctaggggagtcctgtggagggtgctccgggagtacgggtaccgagccccttggtatggGCTGTTCGgtgcctgtacgaccggtgtcagagtctggtccgcattgccggcagtaagtcgaattcgttcccggtgaggattggactccgccaaggttgccctttgtcaccgattctgttcataatttttatggacagaatttctaggcgcagcgaagcattgagggtgtccggtttggtggcctcagcattgcatctctgcttttggcagatgatgtggtgctgttggcatcatcaagccgtgacctccaactctcactggggcggtttgcagccgagtgtgaagcggttgggatgaagatcagcacctccaaatctgagaccatggtcctcagccggaaaagggtggcatgccctctctgggtcggggatgatatcctgccccaagtggaggagttcaagtatcttggggtcttgttcacaagtgagggtaggagggagcgggagattgataggcggatcggagcagcgtctgcagtgatgcggactctgcaccggtccgttgtggtgaagaaggatctGAGCCAAAAggtaaagctctcgatttaccggtcgatctacattcctaccctcacctatggtcacgagctgtgggtcgtgaccgaaagaacaagatcccggatacaagcggccgaaatgagtttcctccgcagggtgtccgggctctcccttagagatcgggtgagaagctcggtcatccgggaggggcttggtgtcgagccgctactcctccgcgttgagaggagccagttgaggtggctcgggcatctggttcggatgcctcctggacgcctccttggagaggtgttccgggcatgtcccaccggcgggaggccccggggtcgacccaggacacgctggagatactatgtcgctcggctggcctgggaacaccttggaatcccgccggaggagctggctgaagtggctggggagagggaagtctgggcttccctgctgaagttGCTGCCCCcaagacccgaccccggaataagcggaagataatggatggatggatggaccaaGAAGCTTTGGAAAGTCGCCAGATTTAGCAAGAAAGTCGCCAAATTGGCATCACTGCGTCCcgtataatatatattattccCAAACTCTTAAAATTAGTGCACaaccatcaataaaacaaattcaCCCCATTAGAAGTTTTACGACGTACTACAGTGATTTCACGGGTATTAAACGCACCGTCTGGAAATTTAATACCCACTGAAATTTTTCATTAACTTTATGAAAATTTAAGACCTTCATTATCCTGATTTTAAACTTAAGACATGTTAAGACTTTTTAGGACCCGCAGGAACCCTGCAATGGAACATTTCAGCCTCCATTAATGAAATaatatatagacaagtttcctgagcggaatatgggcggcgccatcttggaaaattccTGCTTCGAAGTTCGGGTTTAGGAAAAAACCTCatgagttgcggttgaagttaTCAGTGTGTTGacattaaaacagcaaaatcaagccagagttacccacggaatctccaaaaatggattcagcacgacgtacgtGAGATTggatgtttgttcttatcacttcgttgatcattcgtggacaaaattacggTATAACAATCTGTcatcctgtgttgacgtgaggtacaGATTGATAGGcgaccacttgagtgaccaaaatgaggtgaaattacaaaagaaattacatttgcagaatgcagaagggctgacacagattttgttgtt contains these protein-coding regions:
- the ptk6b gene encoding protein-tyrosine kinase 6b, with the protein product MDKCLRSACPALWQRLYGDKKAEVDGKTVSKPKPPPTPEPPADQKERGSMYEAMWDFNSRNSNELTFQKGDLFKVQSRSEDWWTVERLDEVGHPLDSGVVPGNYLKKSDMSVQVEPWNFGTMNRLEAQSHLMAPGNGPGAFLIRSSENHVGYVLSVRSSCRVKHFKITQTVDGLFDLDGMQQFTTLNQLVAHYCNNRLRVSNEDTLGEPCRPKQPPSEAQFPDDQWELPKEEFTLEDKLGSGYFADVYRGYWKSRIRVAIKIIKSDSELDHSEFQREVQILKRMRHRHLISLFAVCTASVPYYIITELMEKGSLLDLLRSPEGKQQDMTSLSDMAGQVADGMSYLEEHDFIHRDLAARNVLVGEDFICKVADFGLTQVIKEPICFAYQKAIPRKWSAPEAINHRQFSIKSDVWSFGVLLYEMVTYGDEPYPGLNGPEADELVSKGYRMPAPPACPPFLYEIMCKCWNADPNLRPNFWELKDQMYRIYEVDANVLMS